The following coding sequences are from one Musa acuminata AAA Group cultivar baxijiao chromosome BXJ2-4, Cavendish_Baxijiao_AAA, whole genome shotgun sequence window:
- the LOC135609782 gene encoding protein Iojap, chloroplastic-like, whose product MHALAALPSCPRHQPALTLDLMRTTTTTTGWCGGRPAPCLPCNRRSPSSLHVALCRRPSDHEVGAGDADDVFDDLFKKYGKVVYKSGDQKRPAAEADDDSESLSFAVTLAKVANEVKAADIRVLFVKPLVYWTRFFIIVTAFSRPQIDAIGSKIRDTAEKQFNKIASGDTKPNSWTLLDFGDVVVHIFLPQQRAYYNLEEFYGNATPIELPFDNQSPFRS is encoded by the exons ATGCATGCCTTAGCAGCGCTTCCTTCCTGCCCGCGGCACCAACCCGCTCTCACCCTCGATCTCATGAGGACGACAACGACGACAACGGGTTGGTGCGGGGGGCGACCCGCTCCTTGCCTCCCTTGCAACCGCCGGTCTCCCTCGTCCCTCCATGTCGCGCTCTGCCGGAGGCCTTCCGACCAT GAAGTGGGTGCGGGTGATGCGGACGACGTGTTCGACGATTTGTTCAAGAAGTACGGGAAGGTGGTATACAAAAGCGGCGACCAAAAGCGGCCTGCCGCAGAGGCAGATGATGATTCCGAGAGCTTGTCTT TTGCGGTCACACTAGCCAAAGTTGCAAATGAGGTCAAAGCTGCTGATATCCGTGTTCTCTTTGTGAAGCCTCTGGTTTACTGGACTCGATTTTTTATCATCGTCACAGCCTTTTCTCGACCGCAAATTGACGCAATTGG GTCAAAGATACGAGACACAGCTGAAAAGCAATTTAACAAAATTGCATCTGGTGATACCAAGCCCAACTCATGGACCTTACTAGACTTTG GTGATGTGGtagttcatatatttcttccgcAGCAGCGAGCTTATTACAACTTGGAAGAATTTTATGGCAACGCTACACCTATTGAGCTGCCTTTTGACAATCAGTCCCCATTCCGTAGCTAA